Proteins encoded together in one Pontiella desulfatans window:
- the cas4 gene encoding CRISPR-associated protein Cas4, whose protein sequence is MFPDSDLLPLSALQHFIYCPRQCALIHLEQQWTENRFTAEGRAQHDRVDRPEHETRDGIRYEYAVLLRSLKLGLIGKADVVEFHGDGIPQHFRSRISDLKSTGNTFRVFPVEHKRGRPKPTHCDWVQLCAQALCLEEMLGIEIEEGAIFYGQPRRRQPVEFSPELRAETVATANALHALMASGKTPPAEFDQKKCAACSLLETCMPQKHRPVASYMADALSEISDLKFEIERSEL, encoded by the coding sequence ATGTTTCCCGACTCCGACCTGCTGCCGCTCTCGGCGTTGCAGCATTTTATCTACTGCCCGCGCCAGTGCGCGCTGATCCATCTGGAACAGCAATGGACGGAAAACCGCTTCACCGCCGAGGGCCGGGCGCAGCACGACCGCGTCGACCGGCCGGAGCACGAAACGCGCGACGGCATTCGCTATGAATATGCCGTGTTGCTTCGGTCGCTGAAACTCGGCCTGATCGGCAAGGCCGACGTGGTGGAATTCCATGGGGATGGAATTCCGCAACATTTCAGATCTCGAATTTCAGATTTGAAATCCACGGGAAATACGTTCCGCGTTTTTCCCGTGGAGCACAAGCGCGGCCGGCCCAAGCCGACGCACTGCGACTGGGTGCAGCTCTGCGCCCAGGCGCTTTGTCTGGAGGAGATGCTCGGGATTGAAATTGAAGAGGGGGCCATCTTCTATGGCCAGCCGCGCCGCCGGCAACCGGTGGAATTCTCGCCGGAGCTCCGCGCTGAAACCGTGGCGACAGCCAACGCACTGCACGCGCTGATGGCATCCGGAAAAACCCCGCCCGCCGAGTTCGACCAAAAGAAATGCGCCGCCTGCTCGTTGCTCGAAACCTGCATGCCCCAAAAGCACCGGCCGGTAGCTAGCTACATGGCCGATGCGCTATCTGAAATTTCAGATCTCAAATTTGAAATCGAGCGGAGCGAGCTATGA
- a CDS encoding four helix bundle protein: protein MKYENFEDVPVWNDGVDLTVAVFEATEDPAFRGRGDIANQIQRAALSVPNNIAEGFERGTTPELLQFLYYAKGSAGEVRSICHVIERIKAFGHLKSQISNLRSLARSISRQLGGWAFSLQESDIKGTRHLTSTSKASYQQKGKAEAFMEELKKQHEERLKQMKRERGQQ, encoded by the coding sequence ATGAAATACGAGAACTTCGAGGATGTTCCGGTTTGGAACGATGGCGTCGATTTGACGGTTGCGGTTTTCGAGGCGACGGAGGATCCGGCGTTCCGGGGGCGGGGGGATATCGCAAACCAGATTCAACGCGCGGCGTTGTCGGTGCCGAACAATATTGCGGAGGGCTTCGAGCGGGGAACCACGCCGGAGCTGCTTCAATTCCTGTATTATGCGAAAGGCTCTGCCGGGGAGGTGCGATCCATTTGTCATGTGATTGAACGGATTAAGGCCTTTGGCCATCTCAAATCTCAAATTTCAAATCTCAGATCGCTGGCGCGCAGCATTTCGCGCCAGCTCGGAGGCTGGGCGTTTTCGTTGCAGGAATCGGACATCAAGGGAACACGGCACCTGACTTCAACGTCGAAGGCATCCTATCAGCAAAAGGGGAAAGCCGAGGCGTTTATGGAAGAGCTGAAGAAGCAGCACGAAGAACGATTGAAGCAGATGAAGCGGGAACGGGGACAGCAGTGA